In Micromonospora sp. WMMD980, the following are encoded in one genomic region:
- a CDS encoding nucleoside triphosphate pyrophosphohydrolase, which yields MNARIVLLVTSPRLPAGLLTSAAWDAVRSAPVLTGVDGELARAVRTAGAEVRVVTEGATQALLDAAATHGGAVWLAGPAGDEALARELGLRLARQPGLAELELMYGSWDPPGARLLDAVEVMDRLASPGGDPWKRAQTHRSLAVFLLEECYEAYDAISADDTDALREELGDVLLQVLLHARLAEDLPEGKSWTVDDVAGGLVDKMVRRNPHVFSGERAGTIEEIEANWERIKRAEKTRESVLDGIALSQPALALAAKILDRAGRVGLAVPPPLAESQVDAEARLGASLLATVAAARQAGIDPEAALRRATLAYAEAVRAAERATPDQP from the coding sequence ATGAACGCGCGCATCGTCCTGCTGGTCACCTCGCCCCGGCTGCCGGCCGGCCTGCTGACCTCGGCCGCCTGGGACGCCGTCCGCTCCGCGCCGGTCCTCACCGGCGTCGACGGTGAGCTGGCCCGGGCGGTCCGGACGGCCGGCGCCGAGGTGCGGGTGGTGACCGAGGGCGCGACGCAGGCGTTGCTGGACGCCGCCGCCACGCACGGCGGCGCGGTGTGGCTGGCCGGCCCGGCCGGCGACGAGGCGCTGGCCCGCGAGCTGGGGCTGCGGTTGGCCCGCCAGCCGGGCCTGGCCGAGCTGGAGCTGATGTACGGCTCCTGGGACCCGCCGGGCGCCCGGCTGCTCGACGCGGTCGAGGTGATGGACCGGCTCGCCTCGCCGGGCGGCGATCCGTGGAAGCGGGCGCAGACCCACCGCAGCCTGGCCGTATTCCTGCTCGAGGAGTGCTACGAGGCGTACGACGCCATCAGCGCCGACGACACCGACGCGCTCCGGGAGGAGCTGGGCGACGTGCTGCTCCAGGTGCTGCTGCACGCCCGGCTGGCCGAGGACCTGCCGGAGGGGAAGAGCTGGACCGTCGACGACGTGGCCGGCGGCCTGGTCGACAAGATGGTCCGGCGCAACCCGCACGTGTTCTCCGGCGAGCGGGCCGGCACGATCGAGGAGATCGAGGCCAACTGGGAGCGGATCAAGCGGGCCGAGAAGACCCGTGAGTCGGTGCTCGACGGCATCGCGCTGAGCCAGCCCGCGCTCGCCCTGGCCGCGAAGATCCTGGACCGCGCCGGCCGGGTGGGGTTGGCGGTGCCGCCGCCGCTCGCCGAGTCGCAGGTGGACGCGGAGGCGCGGCTGGGCGCGAGCCTGCTGGCCACCGTCGCGGCGGCCCGGCAGGCCGGCATCGACCCGGAGGCGGCGCTCCGCCGCGCCACCCTGGCGTACGCCGAGGCGGTCCGCGCCGCCGAACGCGCCACCCCCGACCAGCCCTGA